Below is a genomic region from Macaca thibetana thibetana isolate TM-01 chromosome 1, ASM2454274v1, whole genome shotgun sequence.
tttattacatgcaAAGTCTGTTTTCTTAATCACCATGTTGTCCCTTGTGCAGTAATATGCTTATTTAGAAGCTTTGAGACATTAATTAATTTACCTACTAGCGTCAACAAACCCAGAATCAccaactaaagacaaaaaccaaaaacaaccttACGAAGACACAGGCATAGAAGGCACACCTAGAAAGTATCTTCACAGCACAAAGCTGGAGTAACTAATATGTTGCATAACTGAATCAAAATTCAGAATACTTTAGCAGCCTGGAAATATGGGCCAAAATGCTTAAAGGGAAATTTAGTCGAAATAATGTTTTGTACTTAGGCTTAAAAACATTAATTCCACATGTTCAAGATTAGGGACATCTGTCTTCATAGAAATTCATGTATGTATAAACTTTGGGATTTAGTTGATCACACACTTATATAAGCCCAACAGAATTAGCTAGTTGCTACaagaaaattttttgagacagagtctcgctttgtcacccagactggagctcAGTGACAcaaacagctcactgcagcctcgacctctgggctcaagggatcctcccacctcagcccgctaagtagctgggagtacaggcatgtaccaccattcccggataattttctttttattttcttgtagagacagtttcgccacattgcccaggcttgttctcagactcctgagctcaagcagtctgcccacatgagcctcccaaagtgctgggattaccggtgtgagctaccgtgcgcCCTGCCTCCAGAAAATGTATTCTTATGGTGAATAGTGTGAAGGGGATTATTCTGATCATGGAGAAAATTGCCCGTTTGGACTTGACACTTATCAGAATACATCCAGAATGGCGTGTTCAAGTTTGGGGACCACAAATCAAGAGGGTCATAGATATCTGAGAGCAAGTACAAAGCAGGGAAGCTGAGTTAGTGAAGGGTCTGGACATCACCGTACAGCTTACTATGAGGGAAACTTTCTCTCTGGCACTTATGACTGCTGGTGAGGGGAAGGACTGCCTTATTAACCCGCACACTCCCTCTGGCCAAAGAGCGTTTGAAGCAGCGGATCCACCGCGAGGGTTGTGAGGGTGGCCCCGCTGCTGTGTATAGGGAGTTTAGGTGGCAGAGTTTTTGTCTTGATCATGGAAAgcaatctttcctttctttttggtgttttctATGTGCAGAGAATGAGAGCAGGTGGGGAAAGTGATCTGTGGGATTTTTTGGCTAACTGAGGTATATGAAGAGTTTTGGAGAAACATCAGTCTGTAGGATTTAATGTTAACATGTGTCAACCTGGGGCTTTAGCCAAGATCCCAAGCCAgtttcctgagggcagggactgcaCCTTATAGACAGTGATGTCTGTGGGCCAGGACCTCAAATGGTGCCTCTACTTCCCCATTTACAGTTAGTGCTTGCCCTCCCTCGCCGTGTCTGATGAGAACAGTAATGGTGTCCCCATATAAACTGCACCTGATTAATCCGTGCTCAGGGAGCTCAGAACAATTCCCTTGAGAATCTTACTGTCAAACCGTAATGTGCACCAAAACCGACTGGCACTGGGGCTAAAATGCAGGTTTGTTTCTGTGAGATGGAGATGCGGAGCCTGAGGTTCTGCCTCTCTAGTGAGCTCCCAGTGATGGTGATCCTGCTGGTTCAGAGCCCATCCTGAGTAGCCAGGGTCTAAACACAGCAGTCTGCAGAGTGCCTCCCATAGACCACTTGTAACAACCCCCTGCCcccatttaaaatgcagattcctaggtTGTGCCTGTGATCTCTGCGCCCAGAACCTCTAGTGGTGGAGCTCAAGGATCAGCTTTCTAAACTGGCTCTTCAAACGATTCTTAAGCACATTAAAAGTTTTGAACCAATGGCCTTGGGGAAAATGGATAGGATGGGTTAGACCAGAGGAAGAAATTGGTCAGGGGGACGTAAAGAGTTTCACACGTAGTTGGTTATAGAAAATGGCCCGCTTATGCGGCGCTTGTGTGGGGGAGTCCCGCTGAGAGTCTGCACTGGCTGGGTGACCTCAGGCGTAGCACTTAACCCCTTTAAGCCTTTCTTCCCTAAGGTGGAGACGATGATTTGATGAATCTTTTCCTATCCCCTGGTCCTGCTTTATCTTTGCAGTCGTCCAGCATGCTGTGCCCACCCCATGCCGAGGTGCACTGACCATGAGCCTCAACTCCTCCCTCGGCTGCAGGAAGGAGCTGAGTAACCTCACCGAGGAGGAGGGCGGCGAAGGGGGCGTCATCGTCACTCAGTTCATCGccatcattgtcatcaccattTTTGTCTGCCTGGGAAACCTGGTCATCGTGGTCACCTTGTACAGGAAGTCCTACCTCCTCACCCTCAGCAACAAGTTCGTCTTCAGCCTGACCCTGTCCAACTTCCTGCTGTCCGTGTTGGTGCTGCCTTTTGTGGTGACGAGCTCCATCCGCAGGGAATGGATCTTTGGTGTAGTGTGGTGCAACTTCTCTGCCCTCCTCTACCTGCTGATCAGCTCAGCCAGCATGCTAACCCTCGGGGTCATTGCCATCGACCGGTAAGCATGCTTCACACTTAGAGAGTTGAGGAATTGCTGACGGGCACTCATCTGGTGCAGTGTCCCGCTGACTGCTTTAGTTCCCTGGAGAGTGTCAGGGGCTCCCGCCGGGGGAGGATGACCAGGTGGAGTTCTGCCTCTGGAGCCGTCTCTTCAACCAAAGCACGTCTCGTTTTGTCTGTGGATGttacatacaattttatattttaaaaagaggttccGTTGCCTAGAATAAAACATTGTAGAAACCTCTGATTCTTGGTTTGTAGGTGAAGAAGCCGACGCCAAGGCAGGTTTCGGTTCCGAGCCGCATTGGGTCCAGGGCCTCTGACTCTGCTGCTCTTTCTCCCAATGTGACCGCTGCTCTGTCTTGCTTTGATGTTGACCAGTGCAGCCCAAACAGGGAACACCCTCACTCCCCACAGCCCAGGACTGGAAGGAGAGCAGGGGGAAGGAAGACAGCCAGAGAATACTGCAGTGACACCGGGGAGAGGCCGTGTGCGCATTTGGAAACTCGGTTGCTCCCGCCCTCAACGTAGCTGATGCACGGGGAGGTCAGGCGCGGCTGATGTGCCTAAGCAGCATCTCGCAGGTTCTTCAGGTTCCTGCATTATGCTGTCGGATTTAGTTGTACAAGTCTCGTGGGGTTTGGCAGCGAGTTTCCCACAAATTAGTGCATTTATTAGAATTTTGCTAATGGCCACTTCGTTCATCACAGGCACAGGTTGAGCTTCGTGAGGACAGGGAGGATAGATTCAAGGTCTGTGTGATTTGCCTGGAATTGGGGAGGAGAGTAAGTAGTGGGGTCAGGGAAAACACAGAGTGGGGCTAGCCAGGGATGTTGTCACTGGGTGACACAAGTCCCTGGACTTTTTTGAGACCATCAGTTTTTTAGCCGATGAGTGGTAGTGGAACTGTCCACTGGGAGCACAGACTGCACCTAGACCTGAGGCTGGAATCTGGCAGCTCTTTGTGGCTGCGTTGCGGAGGCAGAACCAGTGAAGCCATTGGTCAAAACAAATCAGTtagcttctctctttttttttttttccctgaatagtaaaagtaatacagaaaatataatgaatgaaATTAGAAACACTTGTGATCTAACCATCAGAGCAATCACTGtttatgtttttagtatatttgctTCCAGTAATTTTTGGTTGTATACAGCAAATTTTTGAAATAGGCTTCTGGCACCTATGGTTTTCTGACCTCCTTTTTTCATGTaggtgatggtgagcattttctCTTATTTGCAAATATCCTTGAAGAAGGTGATTTTTCATGGTTACAAGGTATTCCATCCTGTGGaggtatataaattattttcacagtCCCCTATTACTGGATTAGGTGGCTTCACATAGCTTGCTATTCTCTATAGCATTCTGaggagcatgtgtgtttgtggaATTGCTGTATTCTCAGTAACAGTAAACATGCTTTCAAGGTTCTTGATATATAAAAGGCAAATAACCCTTCAGAAAGTTGTACAAATTTGTACTTCAGCAGCTGTTTGTCAATATCCTATCAGGACtgattatataacattttttttttaagtttggaagTTTGTTGGCAGGGGGGAGGAATGGGATctcattgttttaacttttatttattttttgtatttattacgTTTTGAACATCCCTTTCTGGGCTCTGGGTCCCGTGGAACATGGAGTGAGGATAAACAGCTTAGTTGCAGAGATGGAGAGATGGTCTCTGAGTGCCCCTCTCAGAGCTGTCTCTATATGGATGCTCAGTAAACATGCCAGGCAGCATCTGCAGGGATAGCTCCAGGAGACTGTAAGCTGCTTGCTTAAATCTGGGGTCTAGATGAATGAGAATGAGATTTTCTACCAGCAAGCATGACAAATCCTCAAATCATGCCAGCAAAATACTTCATCTGAGAGAGGGCTTACCTCTTTCAGGGCCTTGGATGTCTACTCCAGGAAAGGCCTGTGCCCAATCCTTGGGGTGGTGGGCTGCAGTCGTGAGCAGGACACAGACCCTGCCCACCAGGGGTTTACAGTTCAGTGGCAGAGGCTGACTTGTGGGTGCCGATTTAacacaaaagtagaaataaccATCATCGACAGCTCCACCAGCCACTGCTGCTGAAGGGCTGGGCAAggagaaggtggcatttgagctAGGCTCCTAAACAGCGAATAGGATAGCAGGTATGTAACAGGTGAAGAGGCCCCTTCTGACTGAAGGAGCAGCTTCTGTGTATTCACTTGGTAAgcaattattgagcacctattatatgccTAGCACAGTGGTTGGTGCTGGGAATACATAGCTGAATAAGATGAATAAACACACTGAGGCCtagcgtagtggctcatgcctgtaatcccaacaccttgggaggcgaggcgggtggatcacccgaagtcaggagttcaagaccagcctggccaacatggtgaaaccccgtctctactaaaatacaaaaattagctgggcatggtggcaggtgcctgtaatcccagctacttgggagactgaggcaggagaatcacttgaacctgggaggcgggagttgcagtgagccgagattgtgccattgcactccagcctgggtgacaagagcaatactccgtctgaaaaaaaaaaaaaaagaaaaagagaaagtagaagTGGAGAAGAACAAGGGCAGTGGGCGTGATTTTAACTATAAAATGTTACACGCTTGTCATATTCCTATGTACACTGTTTATCAACATTTAGCTCAGCTAACCCTCATGATAACCTTGTTAGCCCTGATTTTGCAGATGAGCAAAGTGAGGTTTTTGAGGccttaagtaacttgcccaaggtcacgggGCTGGTAAGTAACTCTCCCAGTTTTGAGATGCCCAAACCTGGACGCTTTGTCATTATACAACACCGTCAACTCAGTCATTCCAGCAGCCGGCTAGCATAGCTCAGGGTTTCTCCACcttagcactattgacatttcAAGCCAGATAATTCTCTGTGGTGAGGAGCTGTCCTGTGCCTTGTAGGATGTACAACAGcatcctggcctctacccaccaaaTGCTGGAACACCTCCCCAGTCGTGACAGTCCAAAATGTCTATAGACATTGCCACATATACCCAGGGGTTCCCAGCTGTGGACCTCAGCTAAAGTAACTGGCCAGACAGATGAACCCAAAGAGTCTGTCTTGtagctccatgaaaagagagcAAAGACAGATATAAAAAGAATGACTGCCTGGAGCGAAATTCACAGTTTGTCAATGTCCTAAACCAGCCAAGTAGAAGTAGGGCCTGCTGGGGACACCATTTGACCTGCCAATGGTTCCACTGTGAACGTCTGTTACTTAGAAGAAGTCTGTAACGGTGGTCACCTCTATCATCGCTGCCAAGCCGCTGGAGTTCCAGGTCTGTGGAGAATAGTTCTCATATTTTCATTCCACACCACAGAGGGTGAAACTCCAGGTCTGAAAATAGAATTTCAGTACATGAAAGTATCTAGAACAATGGGATGAGTAGGGCTAGCAAAACTGACTAGTGCTTTTAGGAGACTGTTCCATGTAAGTTAGCATGTTACCCCTCCGTTACGTGAAGTTGGCTTagattctgtttctgttttcactAAAGACAACTTATTAAGAGCAGGGCTTGCTGTCAAAGTGGCTTGTCTTGTGGCAGGAGCCTGAAGCATCGGAAGCCCCTTCCCACATTACAACTTTTCAGTTACCTGTGACGTCATGAAAGCCTCTTTGGGGTTCGAGGGTCGTGATTGGGCTCATGTCTAAAAATGAGTTGTCGGAGAAGAGATCGAGAGCCTCAGAAGACAGTTAAGAGAATAGAGGGCAAAGAAAAACCCCTCTCTTTTGGTCTGTGTTATTAGCCCACATAGGAGTCGGgagttgcttttgttgttttcccTTGAGTCTTCAACTAGGCTTAAATGAGGCTTCAGCTGCAAAAAACGACTTTGTAAATCTGTGATTGAGAACACATATGCCCATTTTTTTCTGAGGAGATGTaggactgttcttttttttttttttttttttgagacaggtcttgctctgtcacccatgctggagtgcagtggggcaatcatggcttattgcagccttgacctcctgggcccaagtgatcctcctcccacctcagtctcccaagtagctgagtctacaggcacacaccaccatacctgcctaattttgttttttattttttgtagagatgggtctccctatgttgcccagtctggtctcaaactcctggcttcaagtaatcctcctatcttggactcccaaagtgctgagattacaagatgtgagccattgcgcctggatggaatgttctgtatcttggtAGAGGTGTAGATACGTGCATTTCATTGTACATACCTTTTATCCTCCCACCCCCATCAAAAacatacttaaaaacaaaacccctgGAGGACATGGCTGTACATGGGCAGGGCTGTGCCTGTGGGGCTTTTCTGCCTGTAGGAGGCTGACCTTGACTGAGCCAGCACCCAGCTTCACTGCCCCAGCTTCCCGATGGCACTCAGGATGCAGCTGGGAGAAATCAGTGTCATGTCACACTGGAACTGCCTGTGCCTGAACCTCAGTCAGTGAGTGATATGGGTACCATTTGTTACAATAAATGAGAAGTCTTGccataaagtaataataataactgggtGTTGAGAAGAGCCAGAAGGAAATCTGGCAGAGGACAGCACATGAATTGTAATCATTTTTATGGCCTCCAAACAGGGTTGGTGGAAGGAGGCCTATGGTGAACATTCACCAGGCCTGGCTCCCACAGCCGGCCGTACACTCCCGAGGTGACTGAGGGTGAAGTGTCTGCACGCTCTgtaaagggacagagaaaagtAGAAATCTCTGCCTTGTTTcttttgaaaaggaaggaaacctTCCTAGACCCACTGCTCCCCTCCCCGCAGTCCCACCCTAGCAACCCCCTCACATTTCATTTGCCAGCATGATGTCAGACAGGTCCAGGTCTCAGCAGGCCACCCACAACGGGAAGGAGACTACCGTGTGGCCTGCTCACCCCCCAGGGCTCAGAAGGGCCAGTGTCCCGTGGGGGTCATCGCAGGAGCAGGAGCAGTGTAGGACTTTTGTCCTCAAGGAGGATGGGGGAAAGGTCGATGGCCAGTCCCCCATTGAAGGGTAGGCACCATCTGGGCCTTTTCCATGCTCTTCCTCATTCGTTCCTAGGATCAGACCTGTGATGTGGGTGCCACAATTCCCGTTTTCTAGATGAGGGAACTGAAGCTCTGAGAGGTTCATCAGCtggctaaggtcacacagctagtagacATCAGAGCTTCCATCTGAACTTGAATTTCCAGCTCCAAAGGCATGCTTTTTCCCTTGGGCTGCATGGCCTTTGCAAGATGCAAGCCCAGATAGCAGTGAAAGACAGTAATCACCTTACCCAGCCACTGTGCAGTGATTCTGTAATCGACACCCTAATCACTGCGCAATCTTCTCCTCAGGCCCCACAGCTGGAAATGCTCTCTTTCCAGGCTAGATCCTGGCCTGGGCTCAAGGCTCAGCTCAGAGCAGCCCCAGGCTCACCCCTGCTTAGGAAGACCAAGGAGGCAGCACCTCCAGTTAGCACGTGGCAGTTCAGCTGCTGGGGCCCAAGGGTGACTCAGGGCGGTCCCTGTGGAGGAGCTGGCTTCCCATGCGATGTGTGAGGCACGTAGCCACAGTCATTTCCCAACGTCCTGCCTGTGCCAGGCGGCATCAGTGTGGCCACCCGTCCCTTCCACATGTTGCCCCCATGGGAACATcctatttcctttggataaaatGTCTGGGTTGGGAGGGTGGTGGCTGACTTTCAGCCCTGTGGTCTAAGTCCTCCCACCCTTTCCAGTTAAAGGGCCAGTCCTTAGCTGGGCCTACATGCCCCGGCCATGCCCACCCGGcctgcttctctcctcctctctccatccTGCACTCTCTGTCCTGACAGGTGGAGCTCCCTGTAGCCTCCCCTCTGAGATGGTGCTCACTCACATCGCCATACCTCACCAGGCTAGCTTTCTGCCTGGGGTGGTCCTGGTCAGTGCCACCAACGCTGTGAGACCTGGGTCTGGAGCATCACCTGCATCAGGAGCCTGCTGTGACCTTCTGTGCTGGACCGGAAGCCTGCCAGTTTGAATTGAGAGCGCTCCTGGCCCACCTCCTTCCTGGCAGCACTGAGTGATTTGGAACCGCCCCCTTGACTGTGGAACAAGAAGGCTTACACAGAATTGCTGGGCGTGTGCACTGGGGATTGTAGAGTCAGATTGCCTGGGTTTATGTCTTTCTCCCATGGGTCTGGGGTGCATTATTTAGCCTTTCCCtgctttaatttcctcatctgtaaaatgaagataatgacaTACCCACGCTCATGGTTGCTGTGAGGACTCAATGTGGCCCTTACCACTCCAGGCCCTGATAGTTGGCTCAGGTGTCTGCCTCCCTCACATCTTCTCAACTGCATTTCCAGGAcatagcacagtgcttggcacattgcAAGCCTTTGGTAAATGTCCATTGATTGAATGAAGCCCATAGTCCAACATCATTCTGGTTCTGATGATCCCTCTGAAAATTGAtctgaatggattaatgtcaacAGCAGCAGAACTGATGTGGCCCAATGCATAATCCCTTAGGACTCCTGTAGGTATCTCAAGACTGGCCACACCCCCAAATATGAGTGGGCTCTGGTGTGGTGACTTGGAAACAGGAAGGTTCGAGCTCTGTGTCTTGCCGGTGTTGAGCTCTTCTCTGGTAAAGAGCTCTGCAGAGCTGTGGAACATGATGTGGTCTTTGTAACTTGTCTGGGGAGACCTGGGGGAAGGTGCTGCTTTTAGAAACATCCAGGCCAGTCATGGGAGCCCCTGACGCAGGAAAGCAGCAGTTTTCTCTCTGCtgacttctctctcttgcctccctccatcccttttcTAGCTACTATGCTGTCCTGTACCCCATGGTGTACCCCATGAAAATCACAGGGAACCGGGCTGTGATGGCACTTGTCTACATCTGGCTTCATGCACTTATCGGCTGCCTGCCACCCCTGTTTGGTTGGTCGTCCGTGGAGTTTGACGAGTTCAAATGGATGTGTGTGGCTGCTTGGCACCGGGAGCCTGGCTACACGGCCTTCTGGCAGATCTGGTGTGCCCTATTCCCCTTTCTGGTCATGCTGGTGTGCTACGGCTTCATCTTCCGCGTGGCCAGGGTCAAGGCACGCAAGGTGCACTGTGGCACAGTCGTCATCGTGGAGGAGGATGCTCAGAGGACCGGGAGGAAGAACTCCAgcacctccacctcctcttcAGGCAGCAGGAGGAACGCCTTTCAGGGTGTGGTCTACTCGGCCAACCAGTGCAAAGCCCTCATCACCATCCTGGTGGTCCTCGGTGCATTCATGGTCACCTGGGGCCCCTACATGGTTGTCATCGCCTCTGAGGCCCTCTGGGGGAAGAGCTCTGTCTCCCCGAGCCTGGAGACTTGGGCCACATGGCTGTCCTTTGCCAGCGCTGTCTGCCACCCCCTGATCTATGGACTCTGGAACAAGACAGTTCGCAAAGAACTACTGGGCATGTGCTTTGGGGACCGGTATTATCGGGAACCGTTTGTGCAACGACAGAGGACTTCCAGGCTCTTCAGCATTTCCAACAGGATCACAGGTAACTTGGGCGTTGTTAGGATAGTCCCTCCGAGGCAGATGAAATCTGTGGTCCTCTCAGCCACGTTGGCCTGTTTGTGGGTGGGTTCTCAGGCTGACTGGTGGTGAGGCTCAAAGCACAGATTTCCTGTGGGAAGAAACATTCCAGAGGCTCTGCTGTGATTCCCAGGGAGCTTCCTGTCACTCAGCAGTTCACGGCCATGCTGACCAGGCCAGCAGAGCTCCCTGGTGCCCTGATAGGCATCCCAAAAGAACTGGGCAGGGGACACCATGGGCTAGAAATCTGCTTTCTGAAACCCCAGCCATGGCCCTCTAGCCTCCAGCGTATGtatagtttcttttactttttttttttttttttttttgagacaggatcttgctctgtcgcccagggtggagtgcagtggcacgatctccattcactgcaacctctgtctccctgattcaggtgattcttgtgcctcagcctcccaagtagctgggattataggcacgcaccaccacagccaactactttttatatttttagtagagacagggttgcaccttattggctaggctgttctcaaactcctgacctcaagtgattcacccacctcagcctcccaaagtgctgagattacaagtgtgagccaccacaccaggcctgggGTATATTTACTTCTTTACTAAAGGTAAAAGAATCCAAGCATTGGACCAGGCCACCTTCTCTTGGCACATCCACATCCTTTCCTTCAAAGTTTCCTCTTGTCAGcgccccctccccacctcagctgCTGTCTTCCTCCTCAACCATTCTCCTCCTGCTCACAGATCAGTGATCTCCTCAGATGGTCCCAGACAATCCAG
It encodes:
- the GPR161 gene encoding G-protein coupled receptor 161 isoform X1, translating into MKVVQHAVPTPCRGALTMSLNSSLGCRKELSNLTEEEGGEGGVIVTQFIAIIVITIFVCLGNLVIVVTLYRKSYLLTLSNKFVFSLTLSNFLLSVLVLPFVVTSSIRREWIFGVVWCNFSALLYLLISSASMLTLGVIAIDRYYAVLYPMVYPMKITGNRAVMALVYIWLHALIGCLPPLFGWSSVEFDEFKWMCVAAWHREPGYTAFWQIWCALFPFLVMLVCYGFIFRVARVKARKVHCGTVVIVEEDAQRTGRKNSSTSTSSSGSRRNAFQGVVYSANQCKALITILVVLGAFMVTWGPYMVVIASEALWGKSSVSPSLETWATWLSFASAVCHPLIYGLWNKTVRKELLGMCFGDRYYREPFVQRQRTSRLFSISNRITDLGLSPHLTALMAGGQPLGHSSSTGDTGFSCSQDSGTDMMLLEDYTSDDNPPCHCTCPPKRRSSVTFEDEVEQIKEAAKNSILHVKAEVHKSLDSYAASLAKAIEAEAKINLFGEEALPGVLLTARTVPGAGFGGRRGSRTLASQRLPLQSIEEGDVLAAEQR
- the GPR161 gene encoding G-protein coupled receptor 161 isoform X2, coding for MSLNSSLGCRKELSNLTEEEGGEGGVIVTQFIAIIVITIFVCLGNLVIVVTLYRKSYLLTLSNKFVFSLTLSNFLLSVLVLPFVVTSSIRREWIFGVVWCNFSALLYLLISSASMLTLGVIAIDRYYAVLYPMVYPMKITGNRAVMALVYIWLHALIGCLPPLFGWSSVEFDEFKWMCVAAWHREPGYTAFWQIWCALFPFLVMLVCYGFIFRVARVKARKVHCGTVVIVEEDAQRTGRKNSSTSTSSSGSRRNAFQGVVYSANQCKALITILVVLGAFMVTWGPYMVVIASEALWGKSSVSPSLETWATWLSFASAVCHPLIYGLWNKTVRKELLGMCFGDRYYREPFVQRQRTSRLFSISNRITDLGLSPHLTALMAGGQPLGHSSSTGDTGFSCSQDSGTDMMLLEDYTSDDNPPCHCTCPPKRRSSVTFEDEVEQIKEAAKNSILHVKAEVHKSLDSYAASLAKAIEAEAKINLFGEEALPGVLLTARTVPGAGFGGRRGSRTLASQRLPLQSIEEGDVLAAEQR